One Clupea harengus chromosome 11, Ch_v2.0.2, whole genome shotgun sequence DNA window includes the following coding sequences:
- the tex10 gene encoding testis-expressed protein 10 homolog isoform X2 has product MTKTTKKKRQDDFHKVKLKVGKKIPKPDNATNVSFRSKGIRLPEQLKRDGSGPTTHRQLGIKDLLSQLHHYSASVKHGALCGLRELLTSHPALVEQHLSTLLSEVAAAFTDKDGSVRSAALRLLRFVAQCVPSERVGPFFPLLSAHLTCAMTHIQAGIQADAMLVLDVLLEHYPALLAHRHAHLLTNFLELISRQRLGSGAKGSEKAAAGKAGWVLTVTPDRKVTGQQWRLTVLLRLSRFLQAVVEERPEEEGVVSADREKGIITPLELNWDDHPFGKRGIQLFENSGATPTPHSTYRLRPDVDHGVGAGEMLSSVEEVRGFAETLVPLLLEVWMETAGAENGHLLSGDSMVLMQQILTILQLLRRLTPQHHLQEELDTWLRNTYLSDFKLHFMKNFPYNQLDTPSPRHKKRNRQQVLSSGGSGASVEPLVLNVTLCQVMVTLSHRGSGQPEGQDADWLGPIRSFVRETLTGGSKLSSKHLGALLEVVWRLVVSQKTRAVSEELLQAVYVQYQQRNLTVGVRLMLLRFFSQLYLKERLNRSKILTRWLAALPVQLVQLGSRNPQLSAQVLQTLQHAAARNNKELLSSLQMHACNLYDPQEGCVVVLPVESQQRLVQMLYFLPAFPPELLSCLSRVCNTGRVSAGLAATLIRIIHLRSSLSGWTSNSQEAAVRDGDYLSFLFSTLTGFSSDELAVLQQADEDALSPPSPLSPFSIYPTPLEQFTHHWDIVEEVCHCLSTLGSNSQCFDILQNGICKNLVGLTVLPDSVCAAVLRVVARLLDLSFLPSDTLLHFLSDCCLSMLSLLLQLEHSAHKREAVWGACLAALSSVPRLLRLLLQSLRVCDMCEEEFPQLAQILSLLMQHTHLRNHMVANASLLQHIIQELTRYCGGESREQWLTDLLYCYSATLSGPRGNLY; this is encoded by the exons ATGACGAAAACGACGAAAAAGAAACGTCAGGATGATTTCCACAAAGTTAAACTAAAGGTGGGTAAGAAGATACCAAAGCCGGACAATGCAACAAATGTCAGTTTCCGATCGAAGGGCATCCGTCTCCCAGAGCAATTGAAGCGCGATGGGTCCGGTCCAACCACACATCGTCAGCTTGGCATTAAG GATCTACTCTCCCAGCTCCACCACTACAGTGCCTCAGTGAAGCACGGTGCGTTGTGTGGCCTTCGCGAGCTCCTGACATCCCACCCCGCGCTGGTGGAGCAgcatctctccactctcctgaGTGAGGTGGCCGCTGCGTTCACAGACAAAGATGGCAGCGTGCGTTCTGCCGCCCTGCGACTGCTGCGCTTTGTGGCACAGTGCGTGCCCAGTGAGCGCGTGGGTCCTTTCTTCCCACTTCTCAGCGCCCACCTGACCTGTGCCATGACGCACATCCAGGCGGGGATCCAAGCGGATGCCATGCTGGTCCTCGATGTCTTGTTGGAGCATTACCCTGCTCTGCTGGCCCACAGACATGCCCATCTGCTCACTAACTTTCTAGAGCTCATCTCCCGGCAGCGCCTGGGTAGTGGAGCCAAAGGCAGCGAGAAGGCAGCGGCAGGGAAGGCTGGATGGGTACTAACAGTCACACCCGATCGAAAGGTCACAGGTCAGCAGTGGAGACTCACTGTGCTGCTCAG ACTGAGCCGATTCCTGCAGGCTGTAGTGGAGGAGAGGCCGGAGGAGGAGGGTGTTGTGTCAGCAGACAGGGAGAAGGGAATAATTACTCCTCTCGAACTGAACTGGGACGATCACCCATTCGGCAAACGAGGAATCCAGCTGTTTGAGAATTCTGGAGCCACACCCACGCCTCATTCCACCTATCGACTCAG ACCAGATGTTGATCATGGCGTCGGAGcgggagagatgctgagctccGTGGAGGAGGTGCGTGGCTTCGCAGAGACACTGGtgccgctgctgctggaggtgtggATGGAGACGGCGGGCGCAGAGAACGGGCATCTGCTCTCGGGGGACTCCATGGTGCTCATGCAACAGATCCTCACCATCCTGCAGCTCCTGAGGCGGCTGACTCCACAGCACCACCTACAGGAGGAACTG GATACATGGCTGCGGAACACCTATCTCAGTGACTTCAAGCTGCACTTCATGAAGAACTTTCCCTACAACCAACTAGACACACCATCCCCCCGGCACAAGAAGAG GAACCGGCAGCAGGTGTTGTCGAGTGGGGGGAGCGGGGCCAGTGTGGAGCCCCTGGTGCTGAACGTGACGCTGTGTCAGGTGATGGTGACGCTCAGCCACAGAGGGTCAGGCCAGCCCGAGGGCCAGGACGCCGACTGGCTCGGGCCAATCAGGAGCTTCGTGAGGGAGACGCTGACCGGCGGCAGCAAGCTGAGCAGCAAGCACCTGGGAGCCCtgctggaggtggtgtggagaCTAGTGGTCAGCCAGAAGACACGAG ctgTCTCAGAGGAGCTCCTCCAGGCGGTGTATGTTCAGTACCAGCAGAGGAACCTCACAGTGGGAGTGCGACTCATGCTGCTACGCTTCTTCAGTCAGCTCTACCTAAAGGAACGCctaaacag gaGTAAGATCCTTACTCGTTGGCTGGCTGCACTTCCTGTCCAGCTGGTGCAGTTGGGCTCCAGGAACCCTCAGCTGTCGGCGCAGGTCCTGCAAACGCTGCAGCACGCAGCGGCCCGGAACAACAAAGAGCTGCTGAGCAGCCTGCAGATGCATGCATGCAACCTCTATG ACCCTCAGGAGGGCTGTGTGGTGGTGCTGCCCGTGGAGTCCCAGCAGCGCCTGGTGCAGATGCTCTACTTCCTGCCAGCGTTCCCCCCCGAGCTGCTGTCCTGCCTCAGCCGGGTCTGCAACACGGGCCGCGTCTCTGCTGGCCTGGCCGCTACGCTGATCCGCATCATACACCTGAG atCTTCTCTAAGTGGATGGACAAGTAACTCCCAGGAGGCTGCGGTTCGGGATGGGGATTACCTTAGCTTCCTGTTCTCCACCCTTACAG GCTTCTCCTCCGATGAGCTGGCGGTGCTGCAGCAGGCTGATGAGGATGCCTTGTCtccgccctctcctctctcccccttcagcATCTACCCCACCCCCCTGGAGCAGTTCACACACCACTGGGATATCGTGGag GAAGTGTGTCACTGCTTATCGACATTGGGCTCCAACTCTCAGTGCTTTGATATTCTCCAGAACGGTATCTGCAAGAAcctg gtgggttTGACCGTCCtgcctgacagtgtgtgtgcggcggTCCTGAGGGTGGTCGCTCGCCTGCTGGATCTCAGTTTCCTGCCCAGCGACACACTCTtgcacttcctgtctgactGCTGTCTGAGCATGCTCAGTCTGCTCCTGCAGCTAgaacacagtgcacacaaaag GGAGGCGGTGTGGGGGGCGTGTCTGGCGGCGCTGAGCAGCGTGCCCCGGCTGCTGCGTCTGCTGCTGCAGtcgctgcgtgtgtgtgacatgtgtgagGAGGAGTTCCCTCAGCTGGCGCAGATCCTCTCGCTCctcatgcagcacacacacctgcgcaaCCACATGGTGGCCAACGCATCGCTGCTGCAGCACATCATACAGGAGctcacg CGGTACTGTGGGGGCGAGTCTCGTGAGCAGTGGCTGACGGACTTGCTCTACTGCTACAGTGCCACACTGTCTGGTCCCCGTGGTAACCTCTATTAA
- the rbm12ba gene encoding RNA binding motif protein 12Ba, with product MFFLLGLGYCIHVFLLGLLITLNVVFFVVDACFFEKEKEGKMLIVLRRLQGLNIEAGPEDIREFFHDLRIPQGAVHILGGDLAEAFILFTSERDGQLAMGRSGNVLKGSRVTLHNSSLAEWMQKLALRLKQYSTKYKDCPETQAVYSPEQPCEKVNPLSSSQQDAATLLLTLLKVVQEMESIKPATDIEEDRNSDRPLINLNMTQINHSLPALSPPLAMAKNEKEAKEQLIGEAVACNPGYLRLYGLPETVTEADISHFLHELCVQEVLMNVCLGDRRRGCLAKIASEEEVEVGLQRNGQSFGTFSVEVRKATVKQWNYAIMKPQGSPEQIQTSESEIHMEQEKSISTRKRHFSRDQFSKTCKEKREEFCIMVRNLRPNMNKTEIKCLLRCPHLHNYKIQHLLDKNLRRTSTAFVAFDRVEDYASAIDLSGSRFGKLVLDVSPITREKMMSQVCSVAKSKRQQSGVSKTCVYVRNLPADVSQVQVQAIFHQFPVEEEDITLLRDGQGHGLGEVVVSFGSEDTAREAHSLHRGNFMGNEILLTLITPQQLDNMLSGQSVKD from the exons atgttttttttattaggcCTAGGCTACTGCATACATGTGTTCCTGTTAGGTTTGCTGATAACTttaaatgttgtattttttGTTGTAGATGCTTGCTTTTTTGAAAAGGAGAAGGAAGGGAAAATGCTCATCGTACTGCGGCGTCTGCAGGGTCTAAACATTGAGGCTGGACCTGAGGATATTCGTGAGTTCTTTCATGATTTACGGATTCCTCAGGGAGCTGTTCACATATTAGGAGGGGATCTCGCAGAGGCTTTCATCCTGTTTACTTCAGAAAGAGATGGCCAGCTTGCCATGGGAAGATCTGGAAATGTTCTGAAGGGATCACGCGTGACCCTGCATAACAGTAGTCTTGCAGAATGGATGCAAAAACTGGCCTTGAGATTAAAACAATATTCTACAAAATACAAAGATTGCCCAGAAACCCAGGCAGTCTACTCTCCTGAACAACCATGCGAAAAAGTGAACCCTTTGAGCAGTAGTCAACAGGATGCAGCAACATTGCTACTAACCCTTCTTAAAGTTGTTCAGGAAATGGAATCTATAAAACCAGCCACAGACATCGAAGAGGACCGTAATAGCGACAGACCACTCATAAATTTGAATATGACACAA ATCAACCATTCACTACCAGCTCTTAGTCCTCCATTAGCAATGgctaaaaatgaaaaagaggCGAAGGAACAGTTGATAGGTGAAGCTGTAGCCTGTAACCCAGGTTACTTGCGTCTATATGGCCTTCCAGAAACTGTCACTGAAGCTGATATCAGCCATTTCCTCCATGAGCTCTGTGTGCAAGAGGTGTTGATGAATGTCTGCTTGGGGGATCGCCGCCGTGGTTGTCTGGCGAAGATAGCcagtgaagaggaggtggaggtaggGCTGCAGAGGAATGGGCAAAGCTTCGGTACATTTTCTGTGGAGGTTAGGAAAGCCACAGTGAAGCAGTGGAACTACGCCATAATGAAGCCTCAGGGCTCTCCTGAGCAGATCCAAACTTCTGAATCAGAAATACACATGGAACAAGAAAAAAGCATTTCAACACGTAAAAGGCATTTCTCCAGGGATCAGTTCTCAAAGACATGCAAAGAGAAGCGTGAAGAATTTTGCATAATGGTACGGAACCTCCGGCCCAACATGAATAAGACAGAGATAAAATGTCTTTTGCGCTGCCCCCATCTTCACAACTATAAGATCCAGCATCTACTTGATAAAAACCTCAGGCGCACCAGTACAGCTTTTGTTGCTTTTGATAGGGTTGAAGACTACGCCTCTGCCATAGACCTCAGCGGCAGTCGCTTTGGCAAACTGGTTCTGGATGTGTCCCCCATCACCAGGGAAAAGATGATGTCCCAGGTTTGCTCAGTGGCTAAATCAAAAAGGCAGCAGTCTGGCGTCAGTAAAACCTGTGTGTACGTAAGAAACCTACCTGCAGATGTCTCCCAAGTGCAAGTCCAAGCTATTTTCCATCAGTTTCCTGTAGAGGAAGAAGACATAACATTGCTAAGAGATGGCCAAGGCCACGGTCTTGGAGAGGTTGTAGTGTCATTTGGTTCAGAGGATACTGCCAGGGAAGCGCATTCTCTCCACAGGGGCAACTTCATGGGAAACGAAATTCTGCTCACCCTCATCACCCCGCAACAGCTGGACAATATGTTATCAGGGCAGTCAGTTAAGGATTGA
- the tex10 gene encoding testis-expressed protein 10 homolog isoform X1, whose translation MTKTTKKKRQDDFHKVKLKVGKKIPKPDNATNVSFRSKGIRLPEQLKRDGSGPTTHRQLGIKDLLSQLHHYSASVKHGALCGLRELLTSHPALVEQHLSTLLSEVAAAFTDKDGSVRSAALRLLRFVAQCVPSERVGPFFPLLSAHLTCAMTHIQAGIQADAMLVLDVLLEHYPALLAHRHAHLLTNFLELISRQRLGSGAKGSEKAAAGKAGWVLTVTPDRKVTGQQWRLTVLLRLSRFLQAVVEERPEEEGVVSADREKGIITPLELNWDDHPFGKRGIQLFENSGATPTPHSTYRLRPDVDHGVGAGEMLSSVEEVRGFAETLVPLLLEVWMETAGAENGHLLSGDSMVLMQQILTILQLLRRLTPQHHLQEELDTWLRNTYLSDFKLHFMKNFPYNQLDTPSPRHKKRNRQQVLSSGGSGASVEPLVLNVTLCQVMVTLSHRGSGQPEGQDADWLGPIRSFVRETLTGGSKLSSKHLGALLEVVWRLVVSQKTRAAVSEELLQAVYVQYQQRNLTVGVRLMLLRFFSQLYLKERLNRSKILTRWLAALPVQLVQLGSRNPQLSAQVLQTLQHAAARNNKELLSSLQMHACNLYDPQEGCVVVLPVESQQRLVQMLYFLPAFPPELLSCLSRVCNTGRVSAGLAATLIRIIHLRSSLSGWTSNSQEAAVRDGDYLSFLFSTLTGFSSDELAVLQQADEDALSPPSPLSPFSIYPTPLEQFTHHWDIVEEVCHCLSTLGSNSQCFDILQNGICKNLVGLTVLPDSVCAAVLRVVARLLDLSFLPSDTLLHFLSDCCLSMLSLLLQLEHSAHKREAVWGACLAALSSVPRLLRLLLQSLRVCDMCEEEFPQLAQILSLLMQHTHLRNHMVANASLLQHIIQELTRYCGGESREQWLTDLLYCYSATLSGPRGNLY comes from the exons ATGACGAAAACGACGAAAAAGAAACGTCAGGATGATTTCCACAAAGTTAAACTAAAGGTGGGTAAGAAGATACCAAAGCCGGACAATGCAACAAATGTCAGTTTCCGATCGAAGGGCATCCGTCTCCCAGAGCAATTGAAGCGCGATGGGTCCGGTCCAACCACACATCGTCAGCTTGGCATTAAG GATCTACTCTCCCAGCTCCACCACTACAGTGCCTCAGTGAAGCACGGTGCGTTGTGTGGCCTTCGCGAGCTCCTGACATCCCACCCCGCGCTGGTGGAGCAgcatctctccactctcctgaGTGAGGTGGCCGCTGCGTTCACAGACAAAGATGGCAGCGTGCGTTCTGCCGCCCTGCGACTGCTGCGCTTTGTGGCACAGTGCGTGCCCAGTGAGCGCGTGGGTCCTTTCTTCCCACTTCTCAGCGCCCACCTGACCTGTGCCATGACGCACATCCAGGCGGGGATCCAAGCGGATGCCATGCTGGTCCTCGATGTCTTGTTGGAGCATTACCCTGCTCTGCTGGCCCACAGACATGCCCATCTGCTCACTAACTTTCTAGAGCTCATCTCCCGGCAGCGCCTGGGTAGTGGAGCCAAAGGCAGCGAGAAGGCAGCGGCAGGGAAGGCTGGATGGGTACTAACAGTCACACCCGATCGAAAGGTCACAGGTCAGCAGTGGAGACTCACTGTGCTGCTCAG ACTGAGCCGATTCCTGCAGGCTGTAGTGGAGGAGAGGCCGGAGGAGGAGGGTGTTGTGTCAGCAGACAGGGAGAAGGGAATAATTACTCCTCTCGAACTGAACTGGGACGATCACCCATTCGGCAAACGAGGAATCCAGCTGTTTGAGAATTCTGGAGCCACACCCACGCCTCATTCCACCTATCGACTCAG ACCAGATGTTGATCATGGCGTCGGAGcgggagagatgctgagctccGTGGAGGAGGTGCGTGGCTTCGCAGAGACACTGGtgccgctgctgctggaggtgtggATGGAGACGGCGGGCGCAGAGAACGGGCATCTGCTCTCGGGGGACTCCATGGTGCTCATGCAACAGATCCTCACCATCCTGCAGCTCCTGAGGCGGCTGACTCCACAGCACCACCTACAGGAGGAACTG GATACATGGCTGCGGAACACCTATCTCAGTGACTTCAAGCTGCACTTCATGAAGAACTTTCCCTACAACCAACTAGACACACCATCCCCCCGGCACAAGAAGAG GAACCGGCAGCAGGTGTTGTCGAGTGGGGGGAGCGGGGCCAGTGTGGAGCCCCTGGTGCTGAACGTGACGCTGTGTCAGGTGATGGTGACGCTCAGCCACAGAGGGTCAGGCCAGCCCGAGGGCCAGGACGCCGACTGGCTCGGGCCAATCAGGAGCTTCGTGAGGGAGACGCTGACCGGCGGCAGCAAGCTGAGCAGCAAGCACCTGGGAGCCCtgctggaggtggtgtggagaCTAGTGGTCAGCCAGAAGACACGAG cagctgTCTCAGAGGAGCTCCTCCAGGCGGTGTATGTTCAGTACCAGCAGAGGAACCTCACAGTGGGAGTGCGACTCATGCTGCTACGCTTCTTCAGTCAGCTCTACCTAAAGGAACGCctaaacag gaGTAAGATCCTTACTCGTTGGCTGGCTGCACTTCCTGTCCAGCTGGTGCAGTTGGGCTCCAGGAACCCTCAGCTGTCGGCGCAGGTCCTGCAAACGCTGCAGCACGCAGCGGCCCGGAACAACAAAGAGCTGCTGAGCAGCCTGCAGATGCATGCATGCAACCTCTATG ACCCTCAGGAGGGCTGTGTGGTGGTGCTGCCCGTGGAGTCCCAGCAGCGCCTGGTGCAGATGCTCTACTTCCTGCCAGCGTTCCCCCCCGAGCTGCTGTCCTGCCTCAGCCGGGTCTGCAACACGGGCCGCGTCTCTGCTGGCCTGGCCGCTACGCTGATCCGCATCATACACCTGAG atCTTCTCTAAGTGGATGGACAAGTAACTCCCAGGAGGCTGCGGTTCGGGATGGGGATTACCTTAGCTTCCTGTTCTCCACCCTTACAG GCTTCTCCTCCGATGAGCTGGCGGTGCTGCAGCAGGCTGATGAGGATGCCTTGTCtccgccctctcctctctcccccttcagcATCTACCCCACCCCCCTGGAGCAGTTCACACACCACTGGGATATCGTGGag GAAGTGTGTCACTGCTTATCGACATTGGGCTCCAACTCTCAGTGCTTTGATATTCTCCAGAACGGTATCTGCAAGAAcctg gtgggttTGACCGTCCtgcctgacagtgtgtgtgcggcggTCCTGAGGGTGGTCGCTCGCCTGCTGGATCTCAGTTTCCTGCCCAGCGACACACTCTtgcacttcctgtctgactGCTGTCTGAGCATGCTCAGTCTGCTCCTGCAGCTAgaacacagtgcacacaaaag GGAGGCGGTGTGGGGGGCGTGTCTGGCGGCGCTGAGCAGCGTGCCCCGGCTGCTGCGTCTGCTGCTGCAGtcgctgcgtgtgtgtgacatgtgtgagGAGGAGTTCCCTCAGCTGGCGCAGATCCTCTCGCTCctcatgcagcacacacacctgcgcaaCCACATGGTGGCCAACGCATCGCTGCTGCAGCACATCATACAGGAGctcacg CGGTACTGTGGGGGCGAGTCTCGTGAGCAGTGGCTGACGGACTTGCTCTACTGCTACAGTGCCACACTGTCTGGTCCCCGTGGTAACCTCTATTAA